A genomic segment from Cervus elaphus chromosome 14, mCerEla1.1, whole genome shotgun sequence encodes:
- the TNFRSF1B gene encoding tumor necrosis factor receptor superfamily member 1B, which yields MAPTAFWAALAVGLQFWAAGRAVPAQAGFTPYIPEPGSSCQQQEFYNQKIQMCCSKCPPGFRVQSSCNTTSDTVCASCESSTYTQLWNLVTACFSCNSRCSSDQVETQACTTKQNRICTCRPGWYCTLGRQEGCRLCVALRKCGPGFGVAKPGTATTNVICAPCGPGTFSDTTSHTDTCRPHRNCSSVAIPGTASTDAVCTSVLPTRKVARGPATTRSQHMEPTPGPSTAPSTFFLLPKVPSPPSSPVEQPNTGNISLPIGLIVGVTALGLLLIVVVNCVIMTQKKKKPFCLQGDAKVPHLPANKAQGAPGPEQQHLLTTAPSSSSSSLESSTSTTDKKAPIRSQLQAPGVEKASMTGEARTSCGSSAEASSGGHGTQVNVTCIVNVCSSPDHSSQCPSQAGSTRDTDASTPNSPKEEQVPFSKEESPFQSQLGAPETLLQGLEEKPLPLGVPDAGMKPS from the exons ATGGCGCCCACCGCCTTCTGGGCCGCGCTGGCGGTCGGTCTGCAGTTCTGGGCCGCGGGCCGCGCGGTGCCCGCCCAG gcTGGGTTTACCCCCTACATCCCGGAGCCCGGAAGCTCATGCCAGCAGCAAGAATTCTACAACCAAAAGATCCAGATGTGCTGCAGCAAATGTCCACCAG GCTTCCGTGTACAGTCTTCATGCAACACGACCTCAGACACTGTATGTGCCTCCTGTGAGAGCAGCACATACACCCAGCTCTGGAACCTGGTCACTGCGTGCTTTAGCTGTAACTCGCGCTGCAGCTCTG ACCAGGTGGAAACTCAAGCCTGCACGACGAAACAGAATCGCATCTGCACCTGCAGGCCAGGCTGGTACTGCAccctggggaggcaggagggctGCCGGCTGTGTGTAGCGCTGCGCAAGTGCGGCCCTGGCTTCGGTGTGGCCAAACCGG GAACTGCAACAACAAATGTGATATGCGCTCCCTGTGGCCCGGGGACGTTCTCGGACACAACATCACACACGGATACCTGCAGGCCCCACCGGAA CTGTAGTTCCGTGGCCATTCCTGGTACCGCATCGACAGATGCAGTCTGCACCTCTGTGCTCCCCACCCGGAAGGTGGCCCGGGGCCCAGCCACCACAAGATCCCAGCACATGGAGCCGACTCCAGGGCCCAGCACAGCTCCAAgcaccttcttcctcctcccaaaAGTCCCAAGTCCTCCAAGTTCCCCAGTGGAACAGCCCAACACAGGGAACATCTCTCTTCCCATTG gACTGATTGTGGGTGTGACAGCATTGGGTCTGCTACTGATAGTTGTCGTGAACTGTGTCATCATGACCCAGAAAAAAA AGAAACCCTTCTGCCTGCAAGGAGACGCCAAGGTG CCTCACCTGCCCGCCAACAAGGCCCAAGGTGCCCCAGGCCCTGAGCAACAGCACCTGCTGACCACGGCGCCAAGCTCCAGCAGCAGCTCCCTGGAGAGCTCGACCAGCACCACGGACAAGAAGGCGCCCATCAGGTCCCAGCTGCAGGCGCCAGGCGTGGAGAAGGCCAGCATGACCGGGGAGGCTCGGACCAGCTGCGGCAGCTCAG CAGAGGCATCCTCTGGTGGCCATGGGACCCAGGTCAACGTCACCTGCATTGTCAATGTTTGCAGCAGCCCTGATCACAGCTCGCAGTGCCCCTCCCAGGCCGGCTCCACGAGGGACACAGACGCCAGCACCCCCAACTCCCCGAAAGAGGAGCAGGTCCCCTTCTCCAAGGAGGAAAGCCCCTTTCAGTCCCAGCTGGGGGCTCCAGAGACTCTGCTGCAGGGCCTGGAGGAGAAGCCCCTGCCGCTCGGCGTGCCTGATGCAGGAATGAAGCCCAGTTAA